The window CGCGCATGGCCTCGGGCGTCGCGCTGGAAACCACGATGCGTTCGAAGGCGCGGAGGAAGGACGCGCCCGCGTTGGTCGCGTTAAAATCCGGGAACGCGAAATCAATCGAGCCGGTGAGCCGCCAGTTCGCGATGTCGAACGGCGTCGCCGTCTGGTTCCACACCTCGACCCACGCCGGCTGCCCGCGCGGCGGGTCGTGCATGACTTCGGTAAGGACGACCTGGTCGGCGCCCGCGGTGAAGCGAAGCGCGCACACCGCCGCGAGGGCCGCGGCGCGGCGAAGCCGGCGCTGGAACAGCGGATTCAAGGGCGAACGGCTCACACCGTAGGCGCGAGACTCCGTGCCGTCGAGCCAACTCGATCCGTGCTGGACGAATCCTACGTCCACGAAGCATCGTGACCGGCATGGAACTGGACCCCATCCAACAAGCCGCGCAGGAGCAGTTTGGCAGGCGCAGCCATCGCTGCGGCGCGGGGCACGTGTTGGAAAACGTGTCCGACGTGCAGGCGGCGGTTCCCTGGCTCGAACTCGCGCCCGGCTCGCGTGTGCTCGATGTCGCATGCGGCGCGGGCCACACGGGACTTTACTTCGCGTCGCTCGGCCACCGCGTCACGCTCGCGGACAGCGCGGCGCCGAGGCTCGAGCGGGCAAAAGCCGAGGCCTTCGAACGCGGGTTGGACGTCGAAACGCGCCGGCACGCGGCGGAGGAACTGCCGTATGCCGGCGCGAGCTTCGACCTCGTCAGTTGCCGTGTCGCCGCGCACCACTTCCGTTCGCCGGAGAAGTTCGTGCGCGAGTCCGCGCGTGTGCTGCGCGTGGGCGGGCGCTTCCTGCTCATTGACGGCAGCGTGGAGGACGGCGAGCCCGAGGCGGAGGCGTGGATGCACCGCGTCGAAAAGCTCCGCGACCCGAGCCACAACCGCCTGCTCACACCGGGCGCGTGGGCCCGACTGTGCGAAGCGGCCGGGTTGCGCGTGGCTTTCGCCGGATTGCACGGCTTCAAGATGCCTGACCTTGAATCGTATTTCGAATCCGCCGCCACGCCGCCGGAAAACCGCGCGCGCGTGCGCGACCTCGTCGCCAACGCCCCGGAGGCCGCGCTGCGTGTCTTTCGGGTGTCGGACGAAGACAGCTCGATCGTCTGGTGGGGGCAGCGGCTCACCCTGGTGGCGCGGAAGCCGTAGCCACCGACGATCACTTCGCGAGCAGGCGCTTGTTCAGTTCGTGGACCGTGTCCACGATTCTCTCCTCGAGCGTCAGCGCCCACGGCCCGGGGTGCGTGGCACTGAACCGCATCGCGCCCCCGGCCTCGTAGCCGCCTTCCTCACGGACGCGGCGGCTCGGGATGTAAGCCATCACGTCGTTGGAGTAGCCGGCGACCCACACGCTCGCCGCGCCCGCGCCGAGCTCCTTTTTGAGCCGCGTCGCGTAGTCCACCACCACCTCGCCGCCCAGCGCCACAAGCGCGAGGTCGTTGCCGAAACGCACCACTTGCACGGGATACGGATACGTCGCCGGCAGCGTCCCGCCCTCGTCGAGCTTCGCGAGCATCCGCTCGGCGTGCTGCTTCTCGTAGCGGTCCTTCGAGTCGAGGCGCTTCGTGAACTCGTCGCGAGTCGGCAGCGGCGCGTAGGCGATGTCAATCGTCGCGAACGCCGCGCGCAGGTTGCCCGCGAGCGGCTTCGGCTTCGGCAACAGCGCGGCGCCGACCGCCGTGGCCAGCGTGCGGCCGTGTTGTTTCGCGAGGTCCACGGTGCCGCGCGGATACGGGTTCTGGTCGCCGCCGCAGCCCGTCATGAAGAGCGCGGTGACGCCCGGGTTGTCCGCCTCGATGAACTCCTGCGCGAATCCCGCGTAGTCGCCACTGAACTTGTAGAGCGCGAGCGTCGTGTTGTGGCACGCATAGCCGAAGAGCACCGCGCGCAGCGTGCCGTCCGCGGCGTCCACGCGCAGCACCGGCACGTCGTGGTCCACGGGACCGTCGGGATTCGGGCTGTTCGCGTAGCCGGTCGGCGTCGGCAGGCGGCGGTTCATCGCGAAGCCGCAGCGGGCGCGCGTGAAGCCGACCCTCGCGGGCGCGCCCGCCGCCAGCGCGTCGCCGATGAGCTTGAACAACTTGGTCTCCAGCTCCACGCCGTAGCGTTCGCCGAGCGTGCTCGGTTTGAACTCGCCGTCGTCCGCGGGCGCGCGCCCGACGCGGAACTCCGGCCCGCTGTGCGTGTGCGAGGCGTTGAGAAGCAGTCCCTCCGGCGGGAGATTGAATGTGTCTTTCAACCGCTTCTCCAAGCCGAGCCGCAGCGAGCGCGGCACGCCGATGAGATCAAGCGTGACGAAAACGATTCGCGCCCCGCCGGCGTCCTCGATCGCGAGCGCCTTGGCGCGGAGTTCGTTGAAGGAGCCGCTCGAAGTGTTGGTGCGGCTTGCGTAGCCGGCCATCCACATGTTCGTGCCGGGGGTGATGACGACCGTGGCGACGCCGGCCTTCCACGGCGCCGGTGCGGGCCCGGCAGCGGACGCAGCAAACGTGGCGAACAGGCAAAGCACGAAGCGCAAATGGGGTTTCATGATGACCGAGTTTGAAACGGACGCGCCGGGATGTCCACTCCGCCAGTCGTGAGTGTGAACCTCATCCAGCTGATTCGAGTTTCCCGTCACTCCTCACCCGCCCTTCGGGCACCCTCTCCCCTCGTCCGACAAGGGGAGAGAGATGGGGCGAGAGGTGTCGAGCGACTGAACACAGGGACTCGCGGCCTGAAGCGCTTCCGTGAGCGTGCGGCTGACCGCGAAGCACCTTCGCACCGCGTGGGAGGAGCCCGGCAACCGCGGGCCATCGGAGGCAGGCATCCTGCCTGTCGCTACCAATTCACCGCCGGCCGGCCGGGGGCGCGGACGGTGACTCCACCAGGCTTCACTTCAATCACCGTCGTCCCGTCCGCCGTTGCGATGAACAGCGGGACACCGTCGCTGGCGAGACGGTCGCGCAGCTGCTTCGGGGCGCGGCGCTGAGCCGGATACTCGCTGTCCTGAAGCACAATCGCCCGCGGCTTCACGGCGTCGAGCAGCGCAACCGCCAGCGGCTCGCCCTGCGTCGGCATGCCGGCGACGACGATGGCCGCGCGCAAGTCCTGCCCGCTGTCGAGCAGCGCGAGCTGGCCAGGCTTGCCGAGGTCGGAGAGCAACAGCACGCGGGTGCCGTGGAATTCGCCGCGCAGCACGAGCGCGCTGTCGTCGCCCTGCGTGAATCTCTCCGTTCCTTCCGGGTGGAGCACGGTCCAGCCGGACACGGTGTCGC is drawn from Verrucomicrobiota bacterium and contains these coding sequences:
- a CDS encoding class I SAM-dependent methyltransferase, encoding MELDPIQQAAQEQFGRRSHRCGAGHVLENVSDVQAAVPWLELAPGSRVLDVACGAGHTGLYFASLGHRVTLADSAAPRLERAKAEAFERGLDVETRRHAAEELPYAGASFDLVSCRVAAHHFRSPEKFVRESARVLRVGGRFLLIDGSVEDGEPEAEAWMHRVEKLRDPSHNRLLTPGAWARLCEAAGLRVAFAGLHGFKMPDLESYFESAATPPENRARVRDLVANAPEAALRVFRVSDEDSSIVWWGQRLTLVARKP